Proteins encoded within one genomic window of Actinomycetota bacterium:
- the trpE gene encoding anthranilate synthase component I yields MNGTKSGPPGLEIRPSLAEVRDLGKQYNLIPVYHSFISDLETPVSAFLKLGAQKNSYLLESAEQGERIGRYSFLGCDPRAIVTFEDGELKIREGDDETVTACDDPFDAISDYMSRYNAPEFEELPPFIGGAVGLFGYDLVRWAEELPPANPDTLGLPDMAFLISDSTVIFDHLKHTIYVLANVMVEEGGNIETAYEAACDRVRKLKALLSEPLPQPVRHPRGQLAEPTSNFKREDFESAVEKVKEYIVAGDSFQTVPSQRFQVDVDVSPFGIYRGLRTVNPSPYMYYIAFDDFSLVGSSPEPLIKVDHGWVETRPIAGTRPRGATPDEDKKLAEDLLADEKERAEHIMLVDLGRNDLGRVCVPGTVEVVDLMRIEYYSHVMHIVSVVVGKLRDDMKATDALKAAFPAGTVSGAPKIRSMEIINELEPVKRGSYAGAIGYLSFQCGELDTCICIRTIVVKDGVAYVQAGGGVVADSVPALEYEETRNKARAMFQAIELAQGQEEWE; encoded by the coding sequence ATGAACGGGACGAAGTCCGGGCCGCCAGGGCTCGAGATTCGCCCGTCCCTGGCGGAGGTCCGCGACCTTGGCAAACAGTACAATCTGATACCTGTCTATCACAGTTTCATCTCTGACCTGGAGACACCGGTCTCCGCATTCCTGAAACTGGGTGCGCAAAAGAATTCCTATCTGTTGGAGAGCGCCGAGCAGGGCGAGCGTATCGGGCGTTATTCCTTCCTCGGCTGCGATCCGCGTGCGATCGTCACCTTCGAGGACGGCGAGCTGAAGATCCGCGAGGGGGACGACGAGACTGTAACCGCCTGTGATGATCCCTTCGACGCTATCTCCGATTACATGTCGCGCTACAACGCTCCCGAGTTCGAGGAGCTGCCGCCGTTCATCGGCGGCGCGGTCGGCCTGTTCGGATACGATCTGGTGCGCTGGGCCGAGGAACTGCCGCCGGCGAATCCGGACACGCTGGGCCTGCCAGACATGGCGTTCCTGATCTCGGACTCGACGGTAATATTCGACCACCTCAAGCACACGATATATGTGCTCGCCAATGTGATGGTGGAAGAGGGCGGGAATATCGAGACGGCGTACGAGGCCGCCTGCGACCGGGTGCGCAAGCTCAAGGCACTGCTGAGTGAGCCGCTGCCGCAGCCGGTACGTCATCCACGCGGGCAGTTGGCCGAACCAACATCTAATTTCAAGCGCGAGGATTTCGAATCGGCGGTTGAAAAGGTGAAGGAATACATAGTAGCAGGCGACAGCTTCCAGACCGTGCCTTCGCAGCGGTTCCAGGTTGATGTCGACGTTTCTCCGTTCGGAATCTACCGCGGCCTGCGCACGGTCAATCCTTCCCCATACATGTATTACATAGCTTTCGACGATTTTTCACTGGTTGGTTCTTCGCCGGAGCCACTGATCAAGGTAGATCACGGCTGGGTGGAGACTCGGCCGATCGCCGGCACCCGGCCGCGCGGCGCCACGCCCGACGAGGACAAGAAACTGGCCGAAGACCTTCTGGCCGATGAGAAAGAGCGCGCCGAGCACATCATGCTGGTGGATTTGGGCCGCAACGACCTGGGGCGCGTCTGCGTTCCCGGCACAGTCGAGGTGGTCGACCTGATGCGCATCGAATATTATTCCCATGTGATGCACATCGTCTCGGTCGTGGTCGGCAAGCTGCGCGACGACATGAAGGCTACCGACGCCCTCAAGGCGGCCTTCCCGGCGGGGACGGTCTCCGGCGCGCCCAAGATCCGCTCCATGGAGATCATCAACGAACTGGAACCGGTAAAGCGCGGTTCGTACGCTGGAGCCATCGGCTATCTGAGCTTCCAGTGCGGAGAGCTGGACACATGCATCTGCATCCGCACCATCGTGGTCAAGGACGGTGTCGCCTACGTGCAGGCGGGAGGCGGCGTTGTCGCCGACTCAGTGCCGGCGCTTGAGTATGAGGAGACGCGGAACAAGGCCCGGGCGATGTTCCAGGCTATCGAGCTGGCTCAGGGGCAGGAGGAGTGGGAATGA
- the trpC gene encoding indole-3-glycerol phosphate synthase TrpC, which yields MAGFLEKILASTREDLEARKRQTSLDELKSLVKDSAAQNAAGEEKGGNSALIDSGAGKRSLTQAVARPGISVIAEVKRASPSKGDIRPDLDVADIVKAYEQAGAAAISVLTEPRYFKGSLDDLVTARKTLNSPVPILRKDFIVDPYQIWEAAAAGADAILLIVAALTTDELSSFQKEAADAGLECLVETHDPDELQAALASGAPLIGINNRDLRTFEVTLQTTLDMIGLIPDGVLVVSESGIATSADVARLAEAGVDAVLVGETLMRSADPGAGLRQLLS from the coding sequence GTGGCAGGCTTCCTCGAGAAGATCCTGGCTTCGACCCGCGAAGACCTGGAAGCGCGCAAGCGGCAGACCTCCCTGGACGAGTTGAAGTCCCTTGTGAAAGACAGTGCGGCTCAGAATGCAGCCGGTGAGGAAAAGGGCGGGAATTCTGCGCTGATAGATTCCGGTGCGGGGAAGCGTTCGCTGACCCAGGCAGTAGCCCGGCCCGGCATATCTGTGATCGCCGAGGTCAAGCGGGCATCGCCATCCAAAGGCGATATCCGTCCCGACCTGGATGTAGCCGATATCGTCAAAGCCTACGAGCAAGCCGGTGCGGCGGCGATATCAGTGCTCACTGAACCAAGGTACTTCAAAGGCAGTCTCGATGATCTTGTCACGGCGCGAAAGACGCTCAACTCGCCTGTCCCCATCCTCAGAAAAGATTTCATCGTTGATCCCTATCAGATCTGGGAAGCGGCAGCGGCGGGGGCCGACGCCATACTTCTGATAGTAGCGGCTCTCACAACCGACGAACTTTCATCTTTCCAGAAGGAGGCAGCCGATGCCGGCCTCGAGTGCCTGGTGGAGACCCACGACCCCGATGAACTACAGGCCGCACTGGCATCAGGAGCGCCGCTGATCGGCATCAACAACCGCGATCTGCGCACTTTCGAAGTCACGCTGCAGACGACCCTGGATATGATAGGATTAATTCCCGATGGGGTCCTGGTGGTCAGTGAGAGCGGCATCGCCACCAGCGCCGACGTCGCCCGGCTTGCCGAGGCGGGCGTGGACGCGGTTCTCGTCGGTGAGACCCTCATGCGCAGCGCCGACCCGGGGGCCGGGCTGCGACAGCTCCTGTCCTGA
- the trpD gene encoding anthranilate phosphoribosyltransferase yields the protein MLTYAIDRLADGIDLTEAEAESVLEQIMSGNASEVQTAGFLTALRSKGETVEEIVGLARTMRRFSLRVDVQGVNLVDTCGTGGDKSGTFNISTTAAFVVAGAEGQVAKHGNRSATSQCGSADVLEALGANLNLPAEDVSRCISDVGIGFMFAPLHHEAMKHVVPVRRELGIRTIFNFLGPLTNPAGAKFQLIGVSDGTYVEVIAWALRELGCRRGLVVHGSDGLDEITITGPTDVAEIREDSDEIDLYTISPEDFGFERVDSVEMLKGGTAKKNAEILKSILAGEQGVRRDIVLLNAGAALYAVGVAESIETGIALAAESIDSGAAGAKLEAFIAATAGKA from the coding sequence ATCCTCACATACGCCATAGACCGCCTTGCCGACGGCATCGACCTCACCGAGGCCGAGGCCGAGTCGGTGCTGGAGCAGATCATGTCCGGCAATGCGAGTGAAGTGCAGACCGCCGGCTTCCTTACCGCTCTGCGTTCCAAGGGCGAGACCGTCGAGGAGATCGTCGGCCTGGCCCGCACCATGCGGCGTTTCTCACTGCGCGTCGACGTGCAGGGCGTGAACCTCGTGGATACATGTGGCACCGGCGGTGACAAGTCCGGAACTTTCAATATCTCCACCACGGCCGCCTTTGTGGTCGCCGGCGCCGAGGGGCAGGTGGCCAAGCACGGCAACCGCAGCGCCACCAGCCAGTGCGGCAGCGCCGACGTGCTCGAAGCGCTGGGCGCTAACCTCAATCTTCCCGCTGAGGATGTCTCCCGCTGCATCAGTGATGTGGGCATCGGCTTCATGTTCGCGCCGCTGCATCACGAGGCCATGAAGCACGTGGTGCCGGTGCGCCGGGAGTTGGGGATACGCACCATATTTAATTTTCTTGGTCCTTTGACCAATCCTGCGGGAGCTAAATTCCAGCTGATCGGAGTCTCCGACGGAACTTATGTGGAAGTCATCGCCTGGGCGCTCCGGGAACTGGGCTGTCGACGGGGTCTGGTGGTCCATGGTTCCGACGGTCTGGACGAGATCACCATTACCGGGCCCACCGATGTGGCCGAGATCCGTGAAGACTCCGACGAGATAGACCTTTACACGATCTCCCCGGAGGACTTCGGCTTCGAGCGGGTGGACTCCGTTGAGATGCTCAAGGGCGGCACGGCAAAGAAGAACGCGGAGATTCTGAAGAGCATCCTCGCCGGCGAGCAGGGCGTTCGCCGTGACATCGTGCTGTTGAACGCTGGCGCCGCGCTTTACGCGGTCGGGGTCGCTGAAAGCATCGAGACTGGAATCGCCCTGGCGGCTGAGAGTATCGACAGCGGCGCAGCGGGCGCCAAACTGGAGGCATTTATCGCCGCCACGGCCGGAAAGGCGTAG
- a CDS encoding GNAT family N-acetyltransferase — protein MDDPVAIRRLTHLEPATIGELVEYGRAALGESALDEWMLPVIASCGLLYVGRVGEEMVGAAEILGILDSGDLYLEGFYIRPEMQGRGYGTQMMLGVIDLLAKEGFKRMLVTLAPENEPGMKLYDRTGFSEIDYLPDHYGQGRHRMLLAVELSGPKKP, from the coding sequence GTGGATGATCCCGTCGCTATCCGCAGGCTGACGCACCTGGAGCCGGCGACAATCGGCGAGCTGGTCGAATATGGCCGCGCCGCCCTCGGCGAGTCGGCCCTGGATGAGTGGATGCTGCCGGTGATCGCCAGCTGCGGCCTTCTTTATGTTGGCAGAGTGGGCGAGGAGATGGTCGGGGCGGCGGAGATCCTGGGAATCCTCGACAGTGGCGATCTGTATCTGGAGGGATTCTATATCCGGCCGGAGATGCAGGGCCGCGGCTATGGGACCCAGATGATGCTCGGTGTGATTGACCTCCTGGCGAAGGAAGGTTTCAAAAGGATGCTGGTGACGCTGGCTCCCGAGAACGAGCCGGGGATGAAACTCTACGACCGGACCGGATTCAGCGAGATAGACTATCTGCCGGACCACTACGGTCAGGGGCGGCACCGGATGCTGCTGGCTGTCGAGCTGAGCGGGCCGAAAAAACCCTGA
- the era gene encoding GTPase Era — protein MAENENEKSQPVFRSGFVAIVGRPNVGKSTLVNALVGEKVAIVSRVPQTTRHRIAGVVNGPDFQMVLLDLPGFQKPRDLLTERMQTAVNTTLREVDLILMIFNAAEGIGGGDRFVAEASFATGTPVIIAVNKTDLVKPDTLLPMIGEASSLGDCDEIFPISARKGWGLDELKNAMTALMKEGPQYYPDDAISDQPERVIAGELIREQALRLTRQEVPHAVAVNVVEMEEREEGGIIDMEAIIIVERESQKGILIGKKGQMIKDIGTRSRGEIEALLGSKVFMDLTVRVKKNWRQNERLLGDLGL, from the coding sequence ATCGCAGAAAACGAGAATGAGAAATCCCAGCCGGTCTTCCGTTCGGGATTCGTGGCGATCGTCGGCCGCCCCAACGTGGGTAAGTCGACCCTGGTGAACGCGCTGGTCGGCGAGAAGGTCGCCATCGTCTCCCGTGTGCCTCAGACGACGAGGCATCGAATCGCCGGGGTGGTCAACGGGCCGGACTTCCAGATGGTGCTGCTCGACCTCCCGGGTTTCCAGAAACCGCGCGACCTGCTGACCGAGCGGATGCAGACCGCGGTAAACACGACCCTGCGCGAGGTCGACCTGATCCTGATGATATTCAACGCGGCCGAGGGCATCGGCGGCGGCGACCGCTTCGTTGCCGAAGCCTCATTCGCAACTGGCACGCCGGTTATCATCGCCGTGAACAAGACCGACCTGGTGAAGCCGGATACACTGCTGCCCATGATCGGCGAGGCAAGCAGTCTGGGTGACTGTGATGAGATCTTCCCCATCAGCGCCCGCAAGGGCTGGGGCCTCGACGAACTCAAGAATGCCATGACCGCCCTGATGAAGGAAGGGCCACAGTATTATCCGGATGACGCCATATCCGACCAGCCTGAGCGGGTTATCGCCGGTGAACTCATCCGCGAACAGGCGTTGAGGCTCACCCGTCAGGAAGTCCCCCACGCGGTCGCGGTCAACGTGGTCGAGATGGAGGAGCGCGAAGAGGGCGGCATCATCGACATGGAGGCGATCATCATCGTCGAGCGTGAATCGCAGAAGGGCATACTCATCGGGAAGAAGGGGCAGATGATCAAGGATATCGGCACCCGCTCCCGGGGCGAGATCGAAGCCCTGCTCGGCTCGAAGGTGTTCATGGATCTGACGGTTCGGGTAAAGAAGAACTGGCGGCAGAATGAGCGGCTGCTGGGGGACCTGGGGCTGTAA
- the deoC gene encoding deoxyribose-phosphate aldolase — protein sequence MALRIEELAKTIDHTLLKPDVTRADIEQLCEEARQHHFASVCVFPCYVPLAATLLKSHDVKVCTVISFPFGGDTTRTKVRAAENAVGIGADEVEFVMNIGAMLSGNFRLVRDEIASVVRAVRMKSVNVGKGLVLVKVIMETTYFEKKLKKLACKMIEDGGADFVKTSTGFGPEGATVADVELLRDELSENLGVKAAGGIRTAEDAETMINAGAARLGTSHAVEIMNEFAETKE from the coding sequence ATGGCACTGAGAATCGAAGAACTGGCGAAGACGATCGACCACACGCTGCTGAAGCCGGATGTCACCCGCGCTGATATCGAGCAGCTCTGCGAGGAAGCACGCCAGCACCATTTCGCGTCGGTCTGCGTATTCCCCTGTTATGTGCCACTGGCGGCGACGCTGCTCAAGAGCCATGACGTCAAGGTCTGCACGGTGATCTCGTTTCCCTTTGGAGGGGACACCACCCGCACAAAGGTGAGAGCGGCGGAGAACGCCGTCGGCATCGGCGCCGACGAGGTCGAGTTCGTCATGAACATCGGCGCCATGCTCTCCGGCAACTTCCGGCTGGTACGCGATGAGATCGCATCAGTCGTACGGGCCGTGCGCATGAAGAGCGTCAATGTCGGCAAGGGCCTGGTGCTGGTCAAGGTGATCATGGAGACGACTTACTTCGAGAAGAAGCTGAAGAAGCTGGCCTGCAAGATGATCGAGGACGGCGGCGCTGATTTTGTGAAGACTTCCACGGGCTTTGGCCCCGAGGGCGCCACTGTTGCCGACGTTGAGCTTTTACGGGACGAGCTTTCCGAGAACCTGGGCGTGAAGGCTGCGGGAGGGATCCGCACCGCTGAGGACGCCGAGACCATGATCAACGCCGGCGCCGCCAGGCTGGGCACCAGCCACGCCGTCGAGATCATGAACGAGTTTGCCGAGACCAAGGAATAG
- a CDS encoding PilN domain-containing protein, which translates to MPKVNLVPAEERQRELRRQFYIVPVAGALVLAGVLGGTYYYYNNQVTNSEKQLQDIKSSNASLQKQVNELKRYEEVKNKKQTQLNIVTGLYGQRVRWSRTLGDLGFVIPDDVWLTSIKAKVPGVETAGSSSSSSSSQGETRDIEIDGYTRSMPSVAIFLIRLGLIPSMTDVTLVSAEKEEVASQMITHFKIAATLKQTGETQGPSVAPVTGEDGPSSVTPTTGTSTTPTTGSTTPTGTTPRTTGTTR; encoded by the coding sequence ATGCCCAAAGTAAATCTTGTACCAGCAGAAGAGAGGCAGCGGGAGCTACGCCGCCAGTTCTATATCGTGCCGGTGGCCGGCGCGCTGGTTCTGGCTGGCGTCCTGGGTGGCACTTATTACTATTACAACAACCAGGTCACCAATTCAGAGAAGCAGCTGCAGGATATCAAAAGCAGCAATGCCAGCCTTCAGAAGCAGGTAAACGAGCTCAAGCGCTATGAGGAAGTAAAGAACAAGAAGCAGACCCAGCTGAACATCGTTACCGGGCTCTACGGGCAACGGGTACGCTGGTCGCGGACGCTGGGCGATCTGGGTTTTGTGATCCCCGACGATGTCTGGCTGACTTCGATCAAGGCCAAAGTCCCTGGCGTGGAGACAGCAGGTTCATCAAGCAGTAGCTCCTCGTCCCAGGGTGAGACCAGAGATATCGAGATCGATGGTTATACCCGCAGCATGCCTTCAGTGGCTATTTTCCTGATCCGCCTCGGACTGATCCCTTCGATGACTGATGTGACTCTTGTCAGCGCCGAGAAAGAAGAAGTCGCATCTCAGATGATCACTCATTTCAAGATCGCCGCAACGCTGAAGCAGACAGGCGAGACCCAGGGTCCATCGGTGGCGCCGGTAACCGGCGAGGATGGGCCATCGTCGGTCACTCCGACGACGGGAACCTCGACGACGCCAACCACCGGCTCGACTACGCCTACGGGCACTACCCCCCGGACTACCGGGACTACCAGGTAA
- a CDS encoding cytidine deaminase, with protein sequence MPDLTPERQALLEQARWAARNAYDPYSGLRVGAVIISTGGRMFTGANIENASYGLSVCAERVALFKAVSEGEREFSELAVVAETDSGEQDAAPCGACRQALHEFAPELKVTYRYGGAHVTRRLSELLAEPFTSGGSGG encoded by the coding sequence ATGCCGGACCTGACACCTGAACGCCAGGCGCTCCTTGAACAGGCGCGCTGGGCGGCGCGGAACGCATATGACCCCTATTCCGGACTGCGCGTCGGCGCGGTAATCATCAGTACCGGCGGCCGGATGTTCACCGGAGCGAATATAGAGAACGCTTCCTACGGCCTTTCCGTCTGCGCGGAAAGGGTCGCTCTGTTCAAGGCCGTCAGCGAGGGCGAGCGCGAGTTCTCCGAGCTGGCCGTCGTCGCCGAGACCGATTCGGGCGAACAGGACGCGGCTCCTTGCGGAGCCTGCCGCCAGGCGCTCCATGAGTTCGCGCCGGAGCTGAAGGTAACCTACCGCTATGGCGGCGCGCATGTCACCCGGCGGCTTTCAGAACTGCTGGCCGAACCTTTTACATCTGGGGGCAGCGGTGGATGA
- a CDS encoding bifunctional phosphoribosyl-AMP cyclohydrolase/phosphoribosyl-ATP diphosphatase HisIE, whose translation MPELTYDANGLIPAIVQDWLSGEVLMMAYMNEESVRLTVETGRTWFWSRSRSELWNKGATSGHFQFVKSLRYDCDQDCLLVLAEQRGAACHTNEHTCFYRSIDGEPLKPAVFEALSRLYALVGERKRLMPPGSYTTSLFEKGTDTILKKVGEESSELIVAAKGGERDEIVYEAADLFYHVGVLLSKADVPLTDVLEELLKRWK comes from the coding sequence ATCCCTGAGCTCACCTACGACGCTAACGGCCTGATCCCGGCGATCGTCCAGGACTGGCTGTCCGGCGAAGTGCTGATGATGGCGTACATGAACGAGGAATCCGTCAGGCTCACCGTGGAAACCGGGCGCACCTGGTTCTGGAGCCGCTCCCGTTCCGAGCTGTGGAACAAAGGCGCGACCAGCGGCCACTTTCAGTTCGTAAAATCCCTGCGCTACGACTGCGACCAGGACTGCCTACTGGTGCTGGCGGAACAGCGCGGCGCGGCATGCCACACCAATGAACACACCTGCTTTTACCGCTCCATTGACGGCGAGCCGCTGAAGCCGGCGGTCTTCGAGGCGCTTTCCCGCCTCTATGCCCTGGTCGGCGAGCGTAAACGGCTGATGCCGCCCGGTTCATATACCACCAGTCTTTTCGAGAAGGGCACCGACACCATCCTCAAGAAAGTGGGGGAGGAGTCTTCAGAGCTGATCGTCGCCGCTAAGGGTGGCGAGCGGGATGAGATCGTCTACGAGGCGGCCGATCTTTTCTACCACGTGGGCGTGCTGCTCAGCAAGGCGGACGTGCCGCTCACCGACGTCCTCGAGGAGCTCCTCAAACGATGGAAATGA
- a CDS encoding aminodeoxychorismate/anthranilate synthase component II, with amino-acid sequence MARVLIVDNYDSFTYNLVQFLGELGAEIEVHRNDRITVAEIAEKAPTHIVISPGPCTPNEAGISMEVVKELGGKVPLLGVCLGHQSIGQVFGGKILRGEAPVHGKTSSVIHDGKTIFEGVENPFTATRYHSLILAQPIPDELELSAWTEDGVVMAVRHKTLPALEGVQFHPESILTAPGKQILGNFLGMGCSCL; translated from the coding sequence ATGGCGCGCGTGCTGATTGTCGACAACTACGATTCTTTCACCTACAACCTGGTGCAGTTCCTGGGAGAGCTGGGCGCGGAAATAGAGGTGCATCGCAACGACCGGATCACGGTTGCCGAGATCGCTGAGAAAGCGCCGACACATATTGTTATCTCACCGGGTCCGTGCACGCCCAATGAGGCGGGCATCTCCATGGAGGTAGTGAAGGAACTGGGCGGCAAGGTGCCGCTACTGGGAGTCTGCCTTGGGCACCAGTCCATCGGACAGGTTTTCGGGGGGAAGATACTGAGGGGCGAAGCGCCGGTGCACGGTAAGACTTCCTCGGTGATTCACGACGGCAAGACAATTTTCGAAGGTGTCGAGAACCCGTTCACAGCGACTAGATATCATTCCCTGATCCTGGCGCAGCCTATTCCAGATGAGTTGGAGCTATCAGCTTGGACCGAGGATGGCGTGGTCATGGCGGTGCGTCACAAGACGCTGCCGGCGCTCGAAGGAGTGCAGTTTCATCCGGAGAGTATATTGACGGCGCCGGGGAAGCAGATCCTGGGGAATTTTCTGGGGATGGGTTGTAGTTGCTTATAA
- the pilM gene encoding type IV pilus assembly protein PilM, protein MQSDKDKEQQPGQPPQQDAGGGMPPPPPPPKKKGLFGAKGPKKLKGSKSKQPKPLKPPKPPKPPREKKVKPPKTPRQKKVKPPKGPKKPLFSFGKKKSRPEPAPYEAPAAPTAAMPGAPAGAPPVAAEAASEAKPKKSLFGGKKERAPKPPRARKEKKPKPERTKKPKAVKVKKPKPPRGQKKPMFSFGKKKGEGVVTAAEPDRLSPAGEAAEDVEASGSKGMFSKKGPKQPRVKEPKGPRAKKAKPAGGGFGSSKTSPVGLDIGRSSMTAVRLKYQTGGSILLQAANDSLPEGLIQEGEVRDVEALSYAIREFWKTHNIKGKKVALGLANQKVVVRTLEFPLLDPKELRSAIEFQAQDYIPIPIEEAVFDFHVLGRFADEDGVEKQKVLVVAAQKVMVMDFINAIKGAKLSIAGVDLQAFALLRALAPISFLDQGPGDRATAIANIGSDVTNLVVDMGGEPQFTRIISFGGDDFTKALQDMQGISFIEAEQLKAETGLSDPALRVAEPEITQELPKPGEPPIPAPGIEFDPATGYGPGPAEPGAEGGGAEDADAPKYTPGPAFEPPEKGTGEGEPAEAGVGGPSEKPEEGPWPAGPPIEAETEQETKQNVQRTLESVADSLADEIRRSLDYYMSQEQAAPIGRLLISGGGAMLKNLDAHLSQLFPFTVETGNPLMRVSDNKSDLTDEQLQALSPQLAIAIGLALEDEG, encoded by the coding sequence ATGCAGTCTGACAAAGACAAAGAGCAGCAGCCGGGCCAGCCTCCCCAGCAGGACGCTGGCGGCGGCATGCCTCCGCCACCCCCGCCACCGAAAAAGAAAGGCCTGTTCGGCGCGAAAGGTCCCAAGAAGCTAAAGGGATCGAAGTCGAAACAGCCGAAACCTCTCAAACCGCCAAAACCGCCGAAACCGCCGCGGGAAAAGAAAGTGAAACCGCCAAAGACGCCGCGGCAGAAGAAAGTCAAACCGCCGAAAGGGCCGAAGAAACCTCTGTTCTCCTTCGGCAAGAAGAAGTCGCGGCCGGAACCGGCTCCATACGAGGCCCCAGCAGCGCCGACCGCAGCTATGCCGGGAGCACCTGCTGGAGCACCGCCGGTAGCTGCTGAAGCTGCTTCAGAGGCAAAACCAAAGAAAAGCCTGTTTGGCGGCAAGAAGGAGCGTGCTCCGAAGCCGCCAAGAGCCAGGAAGGAAAAGAAGCCAAAACCTGAGCGGACCAAAAAACCTAAGGCCGTGAAGGTGAAGAAGCCCAAACCGCCAAGAGGACAGAAAAAACCGATGTTCTCATTCGGGAAGAAGAAGGGTGAGGGTGTAGTCACCGCCGCAGAGCCAGACAGGCTGTCACCAGCGGGCGAAGCTGCGGAAGACGTCGAAGCTTCGGGATCGAAGGGAATGTTCTCCAAGAAAGGCCCCAAGCAGCCTAGGGTCAAGGAGCCGAAGGGGCCGCGGGCCAAGAAAGCCAAGCCGGCCGGAGGCGGGTTCGGCAGTTCCAAGACCAGCCCGGTAGGCCTTGATATAGGCAGATCTTCTATGACCGCAGTTCGTCTGAAGTATCAGACCGGCGGCTCAATATTGCTGCAGGCCGCCAATGATTCGCTGCCGGAAGGGCTTATCCAGGAAGGTGAGGTCAGGGATGTTGAGGCCCTTTCCTACGCCATCAGGGAATTCTGGAAGACACATAACATCAAGGGCAAGAAGGTGGCGCTCGGCCTGGCCAACCAGAAAGTCGTGGTCAGGACGCTCGAGTTCCCCCTGCTCGACCCCAAGGAACTCAGGAGCGCGATCGAGTTCCAGGCCCAGGATTACATTCCGATCCCCATCGAAGAGGCGGTCTTTGACTTCCATGTGCTTGGACGGTTTGCGGATGAGGACGGAGTAGAGAAACAGAAAGTCCTCGTTGTGGCCGCGCAGAAAGTCATGGTCATGGACTTCATCAATGCCATCAAGGGAGCCAAGCTTTCAATCGCCGGTGTGGACCTGCAGGCTTTCGCCCTGCTGAGGGCGCTGGCGCCGATCAGCTTCCTCGATCAGGGCCCAGGCGACAGGGCGACAGCGATAGCCAACATCGGCTCTGATGTCACCAACCTGGTCGTGGACATGGGTGGCGAGCCGCAGTTCACTCGTATAATCTCCTTCGGCGGTGACGATTTCACCAAGGCCCTCCAGGACATGCAGGGCATCTCGTTCATCGAAGCCGAACAGCTGAAGGCCGAGACGGGTCTGTCGGACCCTGCTCTGCGGGTGGCTGAGCCTGAGATCACTCAGGAGCTGCCAAAGCCCGGCGAACCTCCGATTCCCGCGCCGGGGATAGAATTCGATCCTGCCACCGGATACGGACCGGGGCCGGCGGAGCCTGGAGCTGAGGGTGGTGGCGCTGAGGACGCCGACGCGCCGAAATACACTCCCGGACCTGCGTTCGAGCCGCCGGAAAAAGGAACCGGAGAGGGCGAGCCCGCTGAAGCCGGCGTCGGCGGACCTTCAGAGAAGCCCGAAGAAGGGCCATGGCCAGCCGGACCACCGATTGAGGCGGAGACCGAGCAGGAGACGAAACAGAACGTTCAGAGGACGCTCGAATCAGTGGCAGATTCGCTTGCTGACGAGATCAGGCGCTCGCTGGATTATTATATGTCGCAGGAACAGGCGGCCCCGATCGGCCGGCTGCTGATCAGCGGTGGCGGCGCGATGCTGAAGAACCTCGACGCCCACCTGTCGCAGCTGTTCCCGTTCACGGTAGAGACCGGCAATCCCTTGATGCGCGTCAGCGATAACAAGTCAGACCTGACCGACGAGCAGCTACAGGCCCTGTCGCCTCAGCTGGCGATAGCGATCGGGCTGGCGCTCGAGGATGAGGGGTAG